The Acomys russatus chromosome 1, mAcoRus1.1, whole genome shotgun sequence genome has a window encoding:
- the Srsf5 gene encoding serine/arginine-rich splicing factor 5 isoform X1, with the protein MSGCRVFIGRLNPAAREKDVERFFKGYGRIRDIDLKRGFGFVEFEDPRDADDAVYELDGKELCSERVTIEHARARSRGGRGRGRYSDRFSSRRPRNDRRNAPPVRTENRLIVENLSSRVSWQDLKDFMRQAGEVTFADAHRPKLNEGVVEFASYGDLKNAIEKLSGKEINGRKIKLIEGSKRHSRSRSRSRSRTRSSSRSRSRSRSRRSKSYSRSRSRSRSRSKSRSGSRSPVPEKSQKRGSSSRSKSPASVDRQRSRSRSRSRSVDSGN; encoded by the exons ATGAGTGGCTGTCGAGTGTTCATCGGGAGACTAAATCCAGCGGCGAGGGAGAAAGATGTGGAAAGATTCTTCAAGGGTTACGGGCGGATCAGAGATATTGATCTGAAAAGAGGTTTTGGCTTTGTG GAATTTGAGGACCCAAGGGACGCAGATGATGCTGTTTATGAACTTGATGGAAAAGAACTTTGCAGTGAAAG GGTTACTATTGAACATGCTCGGGCTCGGTCTCGAGGTGGACGAGGTAGAGGACGATACTCCGACCGTTTTAGTAGTCGCAGACCTCGAAATGATAGACG AAATGCCCCACCTGTAAGAACAGAAAACCGACTTATAGTTGAGAATTTATCCTCAAGAGTCAGCTGGCAG GACCTCAAAGATTTCATGAGACAAGCTGGGGAAGTAACCTTTGCGGATGCACATCGGCCTAAACTAAATGAAGG GGTAGTTGAGTTTGCCTCTTATGGTGACTTAAAGAATGCTATTGAAAAACTTTCTGGAAAGGAAATTAACggaagaaaaatcaaattaattgAAGGCAGCAAAAGGCACAG CAGGTCAAGAAGCAGGTCACGATCTAGGACCAGGAGCTCCTCTAGGTCCCGCAGCCGGTCCCGTTCCCGTAGGAGCAAGTCTTACAGCCGATCAAGGagcaggagccggagccggaGCAAGTCCCGTTCTGGTAGTAGGTCACCTGTGCCCGAGAAGAGCCAGAAACGTGGTTCTTCAAGTAGATCTAAGTCTCCAGCGTCTGTGGATCGCCAGAGGTCCCGATCCCGGTCCCGGTCCAGATCAGTTGACAGTGGCAATTAA
- the Srsf5 gene encoding serine/arginine-rich splicing factor 5 isoform X2, with protein MSGCRVFIGRLNPAAREKDVERFFKGYGRIRDIDLKRGFGFVEFEDPRDADDAVYELDGKELCSERVTIEHARARSRGGRGRGRYSDRFSSRRPRNDRRNAPPVRTENRLIVENLSSRVSWQDLKDFMRQAGEVTFADAHRPKLNEGVVEFASYGDLKNAIEKLSGKEINGRKIKLIEGSKRHRSRSRSRSRTRSSSRSRSRSRSRRSKSYSRSRSRSRSRSKSRSGSRSPVPEKSQKRGSSSRSKSPASVDRQRSRSRSRSRSVDSGN; from the exons ATGAGTGGCTGTCGAGTGTTCATCGGGAGACTAAATCCAGCGGCGAGGGAGAAAGATGTGGAAAGATTCTTCAAGGGTTACGGGCGGATCAGAGATATTGATCTGAAAAGAGGTTTTGGCTTTGTG GAATTTGAGGACCCAAGGGACGCAGATGATGCTGTTTATGAACTTGATGGAAAAGAACTTTGCAGTGAAAG GGTTACTATTGAACATGCTCGGGCTCGGTCTCGAGGTGGACGAGGTAGAGGACGATACTCCGACCGTTTTAGTAGTCGCAGACCTCGAAATGATAGACG AAATGCCCCACCTGTAAGAACAGAAAACCGACTTATAGTTGAGAATTTATCCTCAAGAGTCAGCTGGCAG GACCTCAAAGATTTCATGAGACAAGCTGGGGAAGTAACCTTTGCGGATGCACATCGGCCTAAACTAAATGAAGG GGTAGTTGAGTTTGCCTCTTATGGTGACTTAAAGAATGCTATTGAAAAACTTTCTGGAAAGGAAATTAACggaagaaaaatcaaattaattgAAGGCAGCAAAAGGCACAG GTCAAGAAGCAGGTCACGATCTAGGACCAGGAGCTCCTCTAGGTCCCGCAGCCGGTCCCGTTCCCGTAGGAGCAAGTCTTACAGCCGATCAAGGagcaggagccggagccggaGCAAGTCCCGTTCTGGTAGTAGGTCACCTGTGCCCGAGAAGAGCCAGAAACGTGGTTCTTCAAGTAGATCTAAGTCTCCAGCGTCTGTGGATCGCCAGAGGTCCCGATCCCGGTCCCGGTCCAGATCAGTTGACAGTGGCAATTAA
- the Slc10a1 gene encoding hepatic sodium/bile acid cotransporter, giving the protein MEGHNFSAPFNFSLPPGFGSRPTDKALSVILVLMLLFIMFSLGCTMEFSKIKAHLRKPRGVFVALVAQYGIMPLAAFVLGKVFRLNNIEALAILICGCSPGGNLSNLFALAMKGDMNLSIVMTTCSTFSALGMMPLLLYIYTKGIYDGNLQDKVPYVGIIISLVTVLIPCTIGIFLKSKKPRYVPYIIKAGTIITLLLSVAVIALSVINVGNSIMFVMTPHLLATSSLMPFTGFLLGYILSALFQLKPRCRRTISMETGFQNIQLCSTILNVTFSPEVIGPLFFFPLLYMIFQLAEGLLFIIIFRCYEKIKPPEKKTKMIYKAAATEEAIPAALGKGTHNGNIPPAPSPSPNGLHSGQMASQNDCENSEAARKEYQALPQCLALSANPSAAS; this is encoded by the exons ATGGAGGGACACAACTTCTCAGCCCCCTTCAATTTCTCCCTGCCGCCTGGCTTCGGCAGCCGCCCCACAGACAAGGCGCTGAGTGTCATCCTGGTGTTGATGCTGTTGTTCATCATGTTCTCACTGGGCTGCACCATGGAGTTCAGCAAGATCAAGGCTCACCTCCGCAAACCCAGAGGGGTGTTTGTTGCCCTGGTGGCCCAGTACGGCATCATGCCCCTCGCTGCCTTTGTTCTGGGCAAGGTCTTCCGTCTGAACAACATCGAGGCACTAGCCATCCTCATCTGTGGCTGCTCTCCTGGGGGGAACCTGTCTAACCTCTTCGCCCTGGCCATGAAGGGGGACATGAACCTCAG CATTGTGATGACCACTTGCTCAACCTTCAGTGCCTTGGGCATGATGCCTCTCCTCTTATACATCTACACCAAAGGGATCTACGATGGAAACCTTCAGGACAAGGTGCCCTATGTAGGCATCATCATATCACTGGTCACGGTCCTCATCCCTTGCACCATAGGGATCTTCCTCAAGTCCAAAAAGCCAAGATATGTACCCTACATCATCAAG GCAGGGACGATCATCACTCTGTTGCTCAGTGTGGCTGTCATAGCCCTCTCTGTCATCAATGTAGGCAACAGCATCATGTTTGTCATGACCCCGCACTTACTGGCTACTTCCTCCCTGATGCCTTTTACTGGCTTCCTGCTGGGCTACATTCTCTCGGCTCTCTTCCAGCTCAAGCCAAG GTGCAGACGCACCATCAGCATGGAGACAGGATTCCAAAACATCCAACTCTGTTCTACCATCCTCAATGTGACCTTCTCCCCTGAGGTCATTGGACcgctcttcttcttccctcttctctacATGATTTTCCAACTTGCAGAAGGACTGCTCTTCATTATTATCTTCCGGTGCTACGAGAAAATCAAGCCTCCCGAGA aaaaaacaaaaatgatctaCAAGGCTGCAGCAACCGAAGAAGCTATTCCAGCAGCTCTGGGAAAAGGCACCCACAACGGGAATATTCCTCCTGCACCCAGCCCTTCCCCCAACGGCCTGCATTCTGGGCAGATGGCAAGTCAGAATGACTGTGAAAACTCAGAAGCAGCAAGAAAGGAATACCAAGCTCTGCCTCAATGTCTAGCACTTTCAGCAAATCCATCAGCAGCATCTTAA